One Thiocapsa sp. genomic window carries:
- a CDS encoding patatin-like phospholipase family protein — MTTKQQERETISLALGSGGARGLAHIGIIESLTARGYRITSISGASMGALVGGIYAAGELDAYKRWVCALNLGDVLRFVDFAFSGAGLLKGDRIIETLRAMVGDHAIENLPISYTAVATDIDRQREVWISTGPLFDAIRASIAVPGIFTPYAYRGLTLVDGGLLNPVPIAPTFRDFTDLTVAVNLNAETSSATAVERMRDSAAAAKTHEETPVDPGYQERIRQFFDAIGETLGRRDDEQLGVFDLTLRSFETMQNAIAAVKLAAYRPDVVIEVPRDACAAHEFHRARELIELGHRLAEEAMAGR, encoded by the coding sequence TTGACGACGAAACAGCAGGAACGCGAAACCATTTCCTTGGCACTCGGCAGCGGAGGAGCCCGCGGACTCGCCCATATCGGCATCATCGAGTCCCTGACCGCGCGGGGCTATCGCATCACCTCCATCAGCGGCGCTTCCATGGGTGCCTTGGTCGGCGGCATCTATGCGGCGGGCGAGCTCGACGCCTACAAGCGTTGGGTCTGCGCCCTGAACCTGGGCGATGTCCTGAGGTTCGTCGATTTTGCCTTCAGCGGGGCCGGTTTGCTCAAGGGCGATCGCATCATCGAGACCTTGCGCGCGATGGTCGGCGATCATGCGATCGAAAACCTGCCGATCAGCTACACCGCCGTCGCAACCGACATCGACCGACAACGCGAGGTTTGGATCTCGACGGGTCCGCTCTTCGACGCCATCCGTGCCTCGATCGCCGTGCCCGGCATCTTCACGCCTTACGCCTATCGCGGCCTGACGCTGGTCGACGGCGGACTGCTCAACCCGGTGCCGATCGCCCCGACCTTTCGGGACTTTACGGACTTGACCGTGGCGGTCAACCTCAATGCCGAGACCTCGTCGGCGACGGCTGTCGAACGGATGCGGGATTCCGCCGCGGCGGCCAAGACGCACGAGGAGACCCCGGTGGATCCGGGCTATCAGGAACGGATCCGACAGTTCTTCGATGCGATCGGCGAGACATTGGGAAGGCGCGACGATGAGCAGCTCGGTGTGTTCGATCTCACGCTGCGCTCCTTCGAGACCATGCAGAACGCGATTGCGGCGGTCAAGCTCGCCGCCTATCGCCCGGACGTGGTGATCGAGGTCCCGCGCGATGCCTGCGCCGCGCACGAGTTTCACCGCGCTCGCGAGCTGATCGAGCTCGGTCACCGGCTCGCGGAGGAGGCGATGGCGGGGCGCTGA
- a CDS encoding PhoX family phosphatase: MSSIDQRYSCPAEAHEASDDRPLNPSAAATLGDIIQARFSRRDLLRGALAASTLGGLAAGPLALLADTLTAPEGEREATTTRFDFEEIAHGVDETHHVAPGYRAEILIRWGDPLLPGAPTFDPERQSAAAQTRQFGYNNDYVGYVPLPLGSKGSEHGLLCVNHEYTNAEVMFPSASEPTRERVEIEMACNGGSILEIRKDAGRWSVVPDSAYARRITALDTEIGVAGPAAGHDRMKTAADPSGTRVIGTLNNCAGGITPWGTYLMAEENFHGYFSGNLDRHPDATVADGFAEHPEQRNYGRYGVPAGHFAWGRFHKRFDVNAEPNEANRFGWIVEVDPLDPASMPIKRTALGRFKHEGAESIVNADGRLVLYSGDDQRFEYLYRFVTAGKVDPSHRAANRDLLDAGTLSVARFEADGTLVWLPLIFGRPGLTPENGFHSQADVLIETRRAADLLGATPMDRPEDVEPNPHNGRVYVMLTNNKERTAEQIDPANPRAANLWGHLLELIPPAGDHAAERFGWEVLVKAGNPRDPATAALWNPATGENGWFACPDNCAVDHQGRLWVATDQGKAWHGASGSADGLWALETEGSGRGTGRMFFRVPVGAELCGPCFTPDGHTLFLAVQHPATDGTLDYPGFERPSTFEDPATRWPDFDPKLPPRPSVVVVTKEDGGPIGG, from the coding sequence ATGTCGAGCATCGATCAGCGCTATTCATGTCCAGCCGAGGCCCACGAGGCGTCGGACGATCGCCCCCTCAACCCAAGCGCCGCGGCCACGCTCGGCGACATCATCCAGGCCCGCTTCAGCCGGCGCGACCTGTTGCGCGGCGCCCTCGCCGCGAGCACGCTCGGCGGTCTCGCGGCCGGCCCCCTGGCGCTCCTCGCCGACACCCTCACGGCGCCGGAAGGCGAGCGCGAGGCCACAACGACCCGTTTCGATTTCGAGGAGATCGCCCACGGTGTCGACGAGACCCATCATGTGGCACCCGGCTATCGCGCCGAGATCCTGATCCGCTGGGGTGATCCGCTCCTGCCGGGCGCACCGACCTTCGACCCCGAGCGTCAAAGCGCTGCCGCGCAGACCCGGCAGTTCGGCTACAACAACGACTATGTCGGCTATGTGCCCTTGCCGCTCGGATCGAAGGGCTCCGAGCACGGCCTGCTGTGCGTCAATCACGAGTACACCAACGCCGAGGTGATGTTCCCGAGTGCAAGCGAGCCGACCCGGGAGCGCGTCGAGATCGAGATGGCCTGCAACGGCGGATCCATCCTCGAGATCCGCAAGGACGCCGGGCGCTGGTCGGTCGTCCCGGACAGCGCTTACGCCCGCCGGATCACCGCGCTCGACACCGAGATCGGCGTCGCCGGGCCGGCCGCCGGGCATGACCGCATGAAGACCGCCGCCGATCCGAGCGGAACCCGGGTGATCGGCACGCTCAACAACTGCGCCGGGGGCATCACCCCTTGGGGCACCTACTTGATGGCCGAGGAGAATTTCCACGGCTATTTCTCGGGCAATCTCGATCGGCATCCGGACGCGACCGTCGCGGACGGCTTCGCAGAGCATCCGGAGCAACGCAACTACGGACGCTACGGCGTGCCTGCCGGCCACTTCGCGTGGGGCCGGTTCCACAAGCGTTTCGACGTCAACGCGGAGCCGAACGAGGCAAACCGCTTCGGCTGGATCGTCGAGGTCGACCCGCTCGACCCGGCCTCCATGCCGATCAAGCGCACCGCGCTCGGGCGGTTCAAGCATGAGGGCGCCGAGTCCATCGTCAACGCCGATGGCCGTCTCGTACTCTACTCGGGCGACGATCAGCGCTTCGAGTATCTCTATCGTTTCGTCACCGCCGGCAAGGTCGACCCGAGCCATCGCGCGGCGAACCGCGATCTGTTGGACGCGGGTACGCTCTCGGTTGCGCGCTTCGAGGCGGACGGCACGCTCGTCTGGCTCCCGCTCATCTTCGGCCGACCCGGTCTGACCCCGGAGAACGGCTTCCACTCGCAAGCCGACGTCCTGATCGAGACCCGTCGCGCCGCGGACCTGCTCGGGGCGACGCCGATGGACCGACCCGAGGACGTGGAGCCGAATCCGCACAACGGCCGCGTTTATGTGATGCTCACCAACAACAAGGAGCGTACCGCCGAGCAGATCGACCCGGCGAATCCGCGCGCCGCCAACCTGTGGGGTCATCTCCTGGAGCTGATCCCGCCCGCCGGCGATCATGCGGCGGAGCGTTTCGGCTGGGAGGTTCTGGTGAAGGCCGGCAATCCGCGCGACCCGGCAACCGCTGCACTCTGGAACCCGGCGACCGGCGAGAACGGCTGGTTTGCCTGCCCCGACAACTGTGCAGTGGACCATCAGGGCCGACTCTGGGTCGCGACCGATCAGGGTAAGGCCTGGCACGGCGCATCCGGCAGCGCCGACGGGCTTTGGGCGCTGGAAACCGAGGGCAGCGGACGCGGCACCGGGCGCATGTTCTTCCGGGTACCGGTCGGTGCCGAGCTCTGCGGACCCTGCTTCACCCCGGACGGACACACGCTCTTTCTGGCCGTGCAGCACCCGGCCACCGACGGCACGCTCGACTATCCGGGCTTCGAGCGCCCCTCGACCTTCGAAGACCCCGCCACCCGTTGGCCGGACTTCGATCCCAAGCTGCCGCCCCGCCCTTCGGTCGTGGTCGTCACCAAGGAGGACGGCGGACCGATCGGAGGCTGA
- a CDS encoding AI-2E family transporter: MNQDVVNKWIVILMALGISALFLAMIQQFLMALFLAGLFSAMARPLFLWLQPRLRGSESLASLATLLAVAVVVLIPLALLVAVVVGQALDVTQTFVPWLKERLADPDAFLEGMRRLPFYEDLLPLRSLLIERAGEAATFASKFVVGGLSSLTVGTLNFFFMAFVMLYSMYFLQIDGHKLVNKILYYLPMKSADERVLLQKFTSVTRATLKGTLLIGILQGGLAGIAFAIAGIENAVFWGTVMVVLSIIPAVGSALVWVPACIILAVQGQTGSAIGLAVFCALVVGSLDNVLRPILVGRDTKMHELMIFLSTLGGIVMFGFNGLFIGPLIASLFISIWEVYGVEFADFLPDVDVVLADLGPVAEAPKARPEPDSPDGPPDPSPDPSDRNDRVS; encoded by the coding sequence ATGAATCAAGATGTTGTGAATAAGTGGATCGTCATCCTGATGGCGCTCGGGATCTCCGCGCTCTTCCTCGCGATGATCCAGCAGTTCCTGATGGCGCTCTTTCTCGCCGGGCTCTTCAGTGCGATGGCGCGCCCCCTGTTCCTGTGGCTGCAGCCGCGTCTGCGGGGCAGTGAGAGCCTGGCATCGCTCGCCACACTCCTGGCGGTGGCTGTGGTCGTCCTGATCCCGCTTGCGTTGCTGGTCGCGGTCGTGGTGGGGCAGGCGCTCGATGTCACCCAGACCTTCGTGCCCTGGCTCAAGGAGCGCCTCGCCGATCCGGATGCCTTCCTGGAAGGCATGCGTCGCTTGCCCTTCTACGAGGATCTGCTGCCGCTGCGCTCGCTCCTGATCGAGCGTGCCGGCGAGGCCGCAACCTTCGCCAGCAAGTTCGTCGTCGGGGGGCTCTCGTCGCTCACGGTGGGCACGCTGAACTTCTTCTTCATGGCCTTCGTGATGCTCTACAGCATGTATTTCCTGCAGATCGACGGCCACAAGCTGGTCAACAAGATCCTCTACTACTTGCCGATGAAGAGCGCCGACGAGCGGGTCCTGCTGCAGAAGTTCACCTCCGTGACCCGTGCCACGCTGAAGGGAACCCTCCTGATCGGGATCCTGCAGGGCGGACTCGCCGGCATCGCCTTCGCCATTGCCGGGATCGAGAACGCGGTGTTCTGGGGCACCGTCATGGTGGTCTTGTCCATCATCCCGGCGGTCGGTTCGGCGCTCGTCTGGGTGCCGGCGTGCATCATCCTCGCCGTGCAGGGCCAGACGGGAAGCGCGATCGGCTTGGCCGTCTTCTGTGCCCTGGTCGTCGGCAGCCTCGACAACGTTCTACGACCCATCCTGGTGGGACGCGACACCAAGATGCACGAGCTCATGATCTTTCTGAGCACGCTCGGCGGCATCGTGATGTTCGGCTTCAACGGGCTCTTCATCGGGCCGCTGATCGCCTCGCTCTTCATCTCGATCTGGGAGGTGTACGGGGTCGAGTTTGCCGATTTTCTGCCGGATGTCGATGTGGTTCTGGCGGATCTCGGCCCCGTCGCCGAGGCACCGAAGGCGCGCCCCGAACCCGACTCGCCCGACGGGCCGCCCGACCCGTCCCCCGATCCGTCGGACCGCAATGATCGGGTCTCATGA
- the hisG gene encoding ATP phosphoribosyltransferase, with protein sequence MPLLKLGIPKGSLEEATIELFAQAGWNITAHARNYYPDIDDPDIRCALIRAQEMAPYVERGALDLGLTGLDWILESQAEVEQICTLTYSKASNRPSRWVLVVPQDSPIQRVEDLAGKKIATELVGFTTRYLAERGIEAAVEFSWGATEAKVVEGLVDAVVEITETGSTIRAHGLRIVEDLLITETHLIANPQAMQDPARRAKIEQIALMLQAALRARHKVALKCNVPAECLDAVVALLPSLHAPTVSHLYDRQWLALETIVDAASVRDLVPKLSAAGAQGILEYRLNKMV encoded by the coding sequence ATGCCCCTATTGAAGCTCGGCATCCCGAAGGGAAGCTTGGAAGAAGCCACCATCGAGCTGTTCGCCCAAGCCGGCTGGAACATCACGGCGCACGCGCGCAATTACTACCCCGACATCGACGACCCGGATATCCGCTGCGCCCTGATCCGCGCCCAGGAGATGGCCCCCTACGTCGAGCGCGGCGCGCTGGATCTCGGGCTGACCGGCCTGGATTGGATCCTGGAATCGCAAGCCGAGGTCGAGCAGATCTGCACCCTCACCTACTCCAAGGCATCCAATCGCCCGAGTCGCTGGGTCCTGGTGGTGCCTCAGGACTCGCCGATCCAGCGGGTCGAGGACCTGGCCGGGAAGAAGATCGCCACCGAACTGGTCGGCTTCACCACGCGCTATCTCGCCGAGCGCGGGATCGAAGCCGCCGTCGAGTTCTCCTGGGGCGCCACCGAGGCCAAGGTGGTCGAGGGGCTGGTCGACGCCGTGGTGGAGATCACCGAGACGGGCAGTACCATTCGCGCCCACGGGTTGCGCATCGTCGAGGATCTGCTGATCACCGAGACGCACCTCATCGCCAACCCCCAAGCCATGCAGGATCCCGCACGGCGGGCCAAGATCGAGCAGATCGCCTTGATGCTCCAAGCGGCCCTGCGGGCTCGCCACAAGGTCGCGCTCAAGTGCAACGTGCCGGCCGAGTGCCTGGACGCCGTGGTCGCACTGCTGCCGAGTCTGCACGCCCCGACGGTCAGCCATCTTTACGACCGTCAATGGCTGGCGCTCGAGACCATCGTCGATGCCGCCTCGGTGCGGGACCTCGTCCCGAAGCTCAGCGCGGCAGGTGCACAGGGGATCCTCGAATACAGGCTGAACAAGATGGTCTGA
- a CDS encoding EAL domain-containing protein, which yields MNERFSGVRNRPTSASGGEPEFFRRMVAASADGFAYLDRDLTYRAANATYLSSWDLTSGQVIGRRVDEIMDRDFYAKEVKPRLEACLAGERVVYEAQLPRRGVRTGWGEVSYAPWLDELGEVDGVVVCVHDITARHAANNSLSRLGEIVETAQTEVYVFDPEHLCFEQVNQGGRSNLGFGMDELAAMTPLDLMPDYDTPTFIRLLEPLRQGSKSQVVLQTRHRRKDGTCYPAEIRLQLLGKEPRFVALTTDTTERQRAEEAIKHLAFFDPLTGLSNRRLLMDRLARAVSASRRSQLTGALIFIDLDDFKTLNDTLGHDQGDRLLRQVAKRLSSCIRETDTLARLGGDEFVVMLERLSGRAEEAATQAEVIANKLLAALREPCALENHEYRCSASMGVTLFGRRPVRVEELMKQADLAMYRAKAAGRDTVRFFDPRMHVEASARAALASRLRLGLDHGEFLLHYQSQVDGAGQVTGAEGLLRWQHPQRGLLEPAAFIRLAEETATILPLGRWVVEMACAQLTSWSERTETAGLTLAINISAVQFHHPDFVAQVFAAIERHGCDPNRLKLEITENLLRDDREGTIAKMSVLKERGIAFALDDFGTGYSSLADLGRLPFKELKIDRSFVQDLVTNERDAAIARTIIALGDTLHLDVIAEGVETEAQRDWLAGHGCHAFQGYLFGRPGPAATSATRLDA from the coding sequence TTGAACGAACGCTTTTCGGGGGTGCGCAACCGACCAACGTCGGCGAGCGGCGGCGAGCCTGAGTTTTTCCGACGTATGGTCGCGGCGAGCGCCGACGGTTTTGCCTACCTCGATCGCGATCTCACGTATCGCGCCGCCAACGCCACTTACCTGAGCTCCTGGGACTTGACCTCCGGGCAGGTCATCGGCCGTCGCGTGGACGAGATCATGGATCGGGATTTCTATGCGAAGGAGGTCAAGCCACGCTTGGAGGCATGTCTCGCCGGAGAAAGGGTCGTGTACGAGGCCCAGCTCCCGAGGCGAGGCGTGCGGACCGGCTGGGGTGAGGTGAGCTATGCGCCGTGGCTCGACGAGCTCGGGGAGGTCGACGGGGTCGTGGTCTGCGTGCACGACATTACGGCCCGACACGCGGCGAACAATTCGCTCAGCCGCCTTGGAGAGATCGTCGAGACGGCGCAGACCGAGGTGTATGTCTTTGACCCCGAGCACCTGTGTTTCGAGCAGGTGAATCAGGGCGGTCGATCCAACCTGGGCTTCGGCATGGACGAGCTCGCCGCGATGACCCCGTTGGATTTGATGCCCGATTACGATACGCCGACGTTTATCCGTTTGCTCGAGCCGCTCCGTCAAGGAAGCAAGAGCCAGGTTGTGTTGCAGACCCGGCATCGGCGCAAGGACGGTACCTGCTATCCCGCGGAGATTCGTCTGCAACTCCTAGGCAAGGAGCCACGTTTCGTCGCCTTGACCACGGATACGACCGAGCGCCAGCGTGCCGAGGAGGCGATCAAGCATCTTGCGTTCTTCGATCCGCTCACGGGCCTGTCCAACCGCCGTCTTTTGATGGATCGGCTCGCTCGCGCGGTGTCGGCGAGTCGGCGCAGCCAGCTCACGGGCGCACTGATCTTCATCGATTTGGACGATTTCAAGACGCTCAACGACACCCTTGGGCATGATCAGGGCGACCGGTTATTGCGCCAGGTCGCCAAGCGTCTCTCGTCCTGTATTCGCGAGACCGACACGCTCGCCCGTCTCGGCGGCGACGAGTTCGTGGTGATGTTGGAGCGTCTGAGCGGTCGAGCGGAGGAGGCCGCGACGCAGGCGGAGGTCATCGCCAACAAGCTGCTTGCAGCACTGCGCGAGCCTTGTGCACTGGAAAATCATGAGTATCGCTGCTCGGCCAGCATGGGTGTGACCCTGTTCGGGCGGCGGCCCGTGCGCGTCGAGGAGTTGATGAAGCAGGCCGATCTGGCCATGTATCGGGCCAAGGCCGCGGGACGCGACACAGTGCGTTTCTTCGACCCCCGGATGCATGTCGAGGCGTCCGCGCGTGCGGCACTCGCCTCGCGCCTGCGCCTGGGATTGGATCACGGCGAGTTCCTTCTCCACTACCAGAGCCAGGTCGACGGAGCGGGACAGGTGACCGGTGCCGAGGGGCTCCTGCGCTGGCAACACCCGCAACGAGGACTGCTCGAGCCTGCTGCCTTCATCCGCCTGGCCGAGGAGACCGCGACGATCCTGCCGTTGGGTCGATGGGTTGTCGAGATGGCCTGCGCCCAATTGACAAGCTGGTCCGAGCGCACCGAAACGGCCGGCCTGACGCTCGCGATCAACATCAGTGCGGTGCAGTTTCACCACCCGGATTTCGTCGCTCAGGTCTTCGCTGCGATCGAGCGGCACGGCTGCGATCCGAATCGCCTGAAACTCGAGATCACCGAGAACCTCCTGCGCGACGACCGCGAAGGCACGATCGCGAAGATGTCGGTGCTCAAGGAGCGGGGCATCGCCTTTGCACTCGATGACTTCGGAACCGGCTACTCCTCGCTGGCGGATCTCGGACGGTTGCCGTTCAAGGAGCTCAAGATCGATCGCTCCTTCGTACAGGATCTCGTGACCAACGAGCGGGATGCGGCGATCGCGCGCACCATCATCGCCTTGGGCGACACGCTCCACCTCGATGTCATCGCCGAGGGGGTCGAGACCGAGGCCCAGCGCGACTGGCTGGCCGGGCACGGCTGCCATGCCTTTCAGGGCTATCTGTTCGGCCGGCCGGGTCCGGCGGCGACCTCGGCAACGCGGCTGGATGCGTGA
- a CDS encoding response regulator, with protein sequence MTSDKALRPESDRAIEQASATGSGSPKPAGPAGGPVREAHEPASSLKGQARAALEQGDLAWATRDLAQADIEPLKLIENLRIYQAELEIQNEELRAAQLDTERAVQRYLRLFSDMPIAGLVIDRIGRILEVNRVAGDLFGLSTRHLRHHFLTRFTDRGGEAMLYEALRQACASGRASVAELTFSSGAGVGFVGELALAALPAEMDDTRECRLLAMVIDLTARKETERDLLDLNRRLAETSARAEVLASRAEDANRAKSVFLSNMSHEIRTPMNGVIGMVELLLDTELTERQREYAECARISAESLLGLINDILDLSKIEAGKVALETSDFDLRAKLKEIATIVAHRARANGLRLVCEVPAEVPVLLRGDAGRLRQILVNLVGNAIKFTPSGEIGVRVEMMSPDDGQGEGEGETMSPSDEIRLGFAVRDTGIGIPADMLGMLFDSFSQVESGITRRYDGTGLGLAISKQLVELMGGELGVESREGQGSTFRFSVRLRRVPGAAGLTRPVDPCDTDLLRRVAGPEPPSACAGDAGPMTPNPAPRFDGASILVAEDKPLNQVVAKRLLEKTGARVTLVDDGAAAVAIVARQPFDLVLMDLQMPVMDGFEATRLIRGQAPDLPVIALSAAVMDDDRERARAAGVDAHLAKPIDSQALYRTLSIWLAPGTAETRASALPEVSEPDRPGARPGPDEPAPSLPRTLEGFDLEQGLQCAGGDAVFYHTLLWGFRDELGKELADLAERLGTGKDAGTSARMVHTLKGLAATVGAVRLSAIAMRLESALRNGACVTAEMLGELDEALMQARARLDGLQPPSKASPGDGTRERRRATDVVADEASPAARRAVPIWPHARRPSLLIVDDQPIQIQAMYRVFQDDCEVFMATDGEQALAHCRRTPPDLILLDVIMPGMDGLAVCRALKQQGATADVPVLFVTAQTEALDQTQALEAGGVDFISKPVNPAVVRARVRTHLTLKAQADLMRDMAYLDGLTGIANRRAFDERLRTEWRRAQRDGNPLAALILDVDHFKRYNDRHGHQEGDACLRAIAEALIGVPCRGHDLIARYGGEEFVCLLAGCDMTAAIRRAECLRVAVEDLGIPHLDSPVNAHVTVSIGAAVLVPDDRTLPERLLELADEQLYRAKAAGRNRVVPGAAG encoded by the coding sequence ATGACCAGCGACAAGGCTTTGCGGCCCGAATCCGATCGGGCGATCGAGCAGGCTTCGGCCACGGGCTCCGGTAGCCCGAAGCCGGCAGGCCCAGCCGGCGGTCCGGTCCGGGAGGCTCACGAACCGGCGTCGTCGCTGAAGGGACAAGCCCGCGCGGCGCTTGAGCAGGGGGATCTCGCATGGGCGACGCGCGATCTCGCGCAGGCCGACATCGAGCCGCTGAAGCTGATCGAGAACCTGCGCATCTATCAGGCCGAGCTCGAGATCCAGAACGAGGAGCTGCGCGCCGCACAGCTCGACACGGAACGCGCCGTGCAGCGCTATTTACGCCTTTTCTCCGACATGCCGATTGCCGGCCTGGTGATCGATCGTATCGGCCGGATCCTCGAGGTCAACCGTGTCGCGGGCGATCTCTTCGGACTGAGTACGCGGCATCTACGTCACCACTTTCTAACCCGATTCACGGATCGCGGGGGCGAGGCGATGCTCTACGAGGCGTTGCGCCAGGCCTGCGCGAGCGGCCGGGCGAGCGTCGCCGAGCTGACGTTCTCGAGCGGTGCCGGGGTCGGCTTTGTCGGCGAGCTCGCGTTGGCGGCGCTGCCCGCGGAGATGGACGATACGCGCGAGTGTCGGCTCCTCGCCATGGTCATCGATCTGACCGCGCGCAAAGAGACCGAGCGCGACCTCCTGGATCTGAATCGGCGGCTGGCCGAGACCTCGGCCCGGGCGGAGGTTCTGGCATCGCGGGCCGAGGACGCGAATCGTGCGAAAAGCGTCTTTCTGTCCAACATGAGTCACGAGATCCGCACGCCCATGAACGGCGTCATCGGGATGGTCGAGCTGTTGCTGGACACCGAGCTGACCGAGCGGCAGCGCGAGTATGCCGAGTGTGCGCGCATCAGCGCCGAATCCCTGCTGGGTCTGATCAACGACATCCTGGATCTCTCCAAGATCGAGGCGGGCAAGGTAGCCCTGGAGACGTCGGACTTCGATCTGCGCGCCAAGCTCAAAGAGATTGCGACGATCGTCGCTCATCGCGCGCGTGCCAATGGACTGCGATTGGTCTGCGAGGTGCCCGCGGAGGTTCCGGTGCTCCTGCGCGGAGACGCCGGGCGCTTGCGCCAGATCCTCGTCAACTTGGTGGGCAACGCGATCAAGTTCACTCCGAGCGGAGAGATCGGGGTCCGGGTCGAGATGATGTCGCCGGATGACGGCCAAGGCGAGGGCGAGGGTGAGACGATGTCGCCCTCGGACGAGATCCGTCTCGGTTTCGCTGTCCGCGACACCGGCATCGGGATCCCGGCGGACATGCTCGGGATGTTGTTCGACAGCTTCAGTCAAGTGGAGTCCGGGATCACGCGTCGCTACGACGGCACGGGGCTGGGCCTGGCGATCTCCAAACAGCTCGTCGAGCTCATGGGCGGGGAGCTCGGTGTCGAGAGCCGGGAAGGGCAGGGCTCGACCTTCCGCTTCAGTGTCCGTCTGCGCCGGGTTCCCGGGGCCGCAGGGCTGACCCGACCGGTGGATCCCTGCGATACGGATCTGCTGCGGCGCGTCGCGGGTCCCGAGCCGCCGTCGGCGTGTGCGGGCGATGCCGGCCCGATGACTCCCAATCCGGCGCCGCGTTTCGACGGCGCTTCGATCCTGGTCGCGGAGGACAAGCCTCTGAACCAGGTGGTCGCGAAACGCCTGCTCGAGAAGACCGGGGCACGTGTCACCTTGGTGGACGACGGGGCCGCGGCCGTGGCCATCGTCGCGAGGCAGCCCTTCGATCTGGTGTTGATGGATCTGCAGATGCCGGTGATGGACGGCTTCGAGGCGACGCGTTTGATTCGTGGCCAGGCACCGGATCTGCCGGTGATCGCGCTTTCGGCCGCCGTGATGGACGATGACCGGGAGCGGGCGCGCGCCGCCGGTGTCGATGCCCATCTGGCCAAACCGATCGACAGCCAGGCGCTCTACCGGACCCTGTCCATCTGGTTGGCGCCGGGTACCGCCGAGACCCGAGCAAGCGCCTTGCCCGAGGTCTCGGAGCCGGATCGCCCGGGAGCTCGACCCGGCCCGGACGAGCCCGCCCCGAGTCTTCCGAGGACCCTCGAGGGGTTCGATCTGGAGCAGGGTCTACAGTGCGCCGGCGGCGATGCGGTCTTCTATCACACCCTCTTGTGGGGCTTCCGCGACGAGCTGGGCAAAGAGCTTGCGGATCTCGCCGAGCGGCTCGGGACCGGCAAGGACGCGGGGACCTCGGCTCGGATGGTACACACCCTCAAGGGGCTCGCTGCAACCGTCGGTGCCGTGCGTCTAAGCGCAATCGCGATGCGTCTCGAGAGTGCCCTGAGGAACGGGGCTTGCGTGACGGCAGAGATGCTCGGGGAGCTCGACGAGGCATTGATGCAGGCCCGGGCGCGATTGGATGGTCTGCAGCCGCCATCGAAGGCGTCTCCCGGAGACGGGACGCGAGAGCGGCGACGTGCCACCGATGTCGTCGCCGACGAGGCAAGCCCCGCTGCGAGGAGGGCTGTGCCGATTTGGCCTCATGCACGGCGTCCGAGTCTGTTGATCGTGGACGACCAACCCATCCAGATCCAGGCGATGTATCGGGTCTTCCAGGATGATTGCGAGGTCTTCATGGCGACCGACGGCGAGCAGGCGCTCGCACACTGTCGGCGCACCCCCCCCGATCTGATCCTGCTCGACGTCATCATGCCCGGGATGGACGGATTGGCGGTCTGTCGCGCGCTCAAACAGCAGGGCGCAACCGCGGACGTTCCCGTCCTCTTCGTCACGGCGCAGACCGAGGCATTGGATCAAACCCAGGCGCTCGAGGCCGGCGGTGTGGATTTCATCAGCAAGCCGGTCAATCCGGCCGTGGTCCGGGCTCGGGTTCGAACCCATCTGACCCTGAAGGCGCAAGCCGACCTGATGCGCGACATGGCCTATCTGGACGGGCTGACCGGCATCGCCAACCGGCGCGCCTTCGACGAGCGCCTGCGCACGGAGTGGCGTCGGGCGCAACGCGACGGCAACCCGCTTGCGGCCTTGATCCTGGATGTCGACCACTTCAAACGCTACAACGATCGTCATGGCCATCAAGAGGGCGACGCCTGTCTGCGGGCGATTGCCGAGGCACTGATCGGGGTTCCCTGTCGCGGACACGATCTGATTGCGCGCTACGGCGGAGAGGAATTTGTTTGTCTGCTGGCCGGTTGCGACATGACGGCAGCCATACGGCGGGCGGAATGTCTGCGCGTCGCCGTCGAGGATCTGGGCATCCCGCACCTGGATTCTCCGGTGAACGCTCACGTCACGGTCAGTATCGGGGCGGCGGTGCTCGTGCCCGATGATCGAACGCTTCCCGAACGACTGCTCGAGCTGGCCGACGAGCAGCTCTACCGCGCGAAGGCCGCCGGCCGGAACCGTGTCGTACCCGGTGCCGCGGGGTAA